From the Conger conger chromosome 14, fConCon1.1, whole genome shotgun sequence genome, one window contains:
- the LOC133110310 gene encoding teashirt homolog 2-like, with the protein MPRRKQQAPKRAAVYVPDDESGFQESSTEGEGQKSTQAGEELPEEPNPKEQKDKVTYDKSSYSRQNSPKSILSNQEAELESRLSDVSDIPSDKSDMSAQSQKSDESKSTKLEDRTNGGLQKNSSTNSNFLSDSYWTRVGLGLKVGKNGNKGSCDSTNEGSTKSEFDWHQDALSKHFRPSHALKPASKTNLFGGVHLQRQSGRTCGSVFTGASRFRCRDCSSAYDTLVELTVHMNRSGHYHDDNHGTNSTSKGSKKGSQVQEGKEDAQKVLKCMFCGHSFDALQDLSVHMIKTKHYQKVPLKEPIPVLPAKLVPHGKKRTHEGTRPCSPDSTTGVVARINPLMSHASHSSQASYGYQNGASYTFQFETCKSQILKCMECGSSHETLQQLTAHMMVTGHFVKVTNSASKKGKLLAMNPASVEKMQSLSPSPGKEILHDGELDKALQKTSTGDAKDMHEEKVEEDTKSRSAEGNTDKVNIEGERPGDTEFKTQYLREEDLVQVSTGGGDILKSLANTVTSAINKAQTGTPSWSAYPSIHAAYQFSGLPKNSTLPTAPPVQLKQALNNKLRVIAPKGMLHQPGRGAKFFQAQHHSSDMKKENGGPRDPSKGCRNAKAGHGEKDGGDGKEVSPQPRDCGEKGSDAIKKRLSPQFPDKKGKDSPYSLTSNGSALICNSPEVTRTNPLSALQSVFNNHLGKDKKPSIEMSETDLLASVQTTLSKVSRNLDSPALLTVPSRPRRVTKEFLSESSDQPMDLTQSKRPKLSTSCLQSCTPVQRKHALSDIADMVKILPKATTPKPSLPSKPPRMKLETDMQCFEDMSHKRKGRQSNWNPQHLLILQAQFASSLFLTTEGKYLLSDLGPQERLHISKFTGLSLTTISHWLANVKYQLRKTGGTKFLKNMDSGHPVLHCNDCAIKFRTPSTFISHLESHLGFQIKDIGKLSIDHQSKAEPEFTKSVVERPAETQTAEDEIDTKFKCKLCCRAFVSNHAVKLHLSKTHSKSPENHSQFVEMDQE; encoded by the coding sequence TGTACGTGCCTGATGATGAATCAGGTTTTCAAGAGTCCAGCACAGAGGGTGAAGGGCAGAAAAGTACCCAAGCGGGGGAAGAGCTTCCTGAGGAACCCAATCCGAAGGAGCAGAAGGACAAAGtgacatatgacaaaagcagcTACAGCCGCCAGAACTCGCCCAAAAGCATTCTGTCCAATCAGGAGGCTGAATTAGAGTCCCGACTGAGTGATGTCAGTGATATACCTTCCGACAAGAGTGACATGTCTGCCCAGAGCCAGAAGTCAGATGAAAGCAAAAGCACAAAGCTGGAGGACAGGACAAACGGTGGGTTACAGAAAAATAGTTCCACCAACTCCAACTTCCTCTCTGACTCTTACTGGACGCGAGTTGGGCTTGGCCTCAAGGTGGGCAAAAACGGCAACAAGGGCAGCTGCGATAGCACAAACGAAGGCAGCACCAAAAGCGAATTTGActggcaccaggatgcactcTCTAAACATTTTCGCCCAAGCCATGCTCTGAAGCCTGCCTCCAAGACAAATCTGTTCGGTGGTGTCCACCTGCAGAGGCAGAGTGGCAGAACGTGTGGGTCTGTATTCACCGGGGCCAGTCGATTTCGCTGCAGGGACTGCAGCTCAGCCTACGACACCCTGGTGGAGCTGACAGTCCACATGAACAGGAGTGGACACTACCACGATGACAACCATGGCACTAACAGCACATCCAAGGGGTCAAAAAAGGGCTCGCAAGTCCAAGAGGGTAAGGAAGATGCCCAGAAGGTCCTCAAGTGCATGTTCTGTGGCCATTCTTTCGATGCCCTCCAGGACTTAAGTGTCCACATGATAAAGACTAAGCATTACCAAAAAGTGCCTTTGAAAGAGCCCATTCCTGTACTGCCGGCTAAATTAGTGCCACACGGTAAGAAACGAACACATGAAGGCACCAGGCCTTGTTCTCCTGACTCCACAACAGGGGTGGTCGCCAGAATCAATCCACTAATGTCGCATGCCTCACACAGTTCCCAAGCGAGTTATGGGTATCAGAACGGCGCCAGCTACACATTTCAGTTTGAGACGTGCAAGTCCCAGATTCTGAAGTGCATGGAGTGCGGGAGCTCGCACGAAACCCTGCAGCAGCTCACCGCTCACATGATGGTGACCGGACACTTTGTCAAGGTAACAAACTCTGCCTCTAAGAAGGGTAAACTCCTAGCAATGAACCCTGCGTCTGTGGAGAAGATGCAGTCGCTATCACCATCCCCGGGAAAGGAAATACTGCATGATGGCGAGCTCGATAAAGCATTGCAGAAAACCTCTACTGGGGACGCTAAGGATATGCATGAGGAAAAGGTGGAAGAGGACACAAAGAGCAGAAGTGCTGAAGGAAATACAGACAAAGTGAATATTGAGGGCGAAAGGCCAGGGGACACAGAGTTTAAGACCCAGTACCTGCGCGAAGAGGACCTTGTGCAGGTATCGACAGGAGGAGGAGATATACTGAAGTCTTTAGCCAACACGGTCacctctgccatcaacaaagcTCAAACTGGAACCCCCAGCTGGAGTGCCTATCCCAGCATCCATGCCGCATACCAGTTTTCAGGACTGCCGAAAAACTCCACCCTGCCGACAGCACCGCCTGTCCAGCTGAAACAGGCCTTAAACAATAAACTGAGAGTAATAGCCCCAAAGGGAATGCTGCACCAGCCTGGCCGGGGGGCAAAGTTTTTCCAAGCGCAACATCACAGTTCGGACATGAAAAAAGAGAACGGCGGCCCTCGTGACCCCAGCAAGGGGTGCCGAAACGCGAAGGCTGGCCATGGCGAAAAAGACGGAGGCGATGGAAAAGAGGTTTCTCCACAGCCTCGTGACTGTGGGGAAAAAGGCAGTGATGCGATCAAAAAGAGGCTGAGCCCTCAATTCCCAGACAAGAAAGGTAAGGACTCCCCATATTCTCTTACCAGCAACGGGTCAGCCCTCATCTGCAACTCTCCTGAGGTGACGCGCACAAACCCTCTAAGTGCACTGCAGTCTGTTTTTAACAATCATCTGGGGAAAGATAAAAAACCATCCATTGAAATGTCAGAAACAGATCTTCTTGCTAGTGTCCAGACAACACTGTCGAAAGTCAGCAGAAATCTGGACAGCCCCGCTTTACTGACTGTTCCCTCCAGACCAAGAAGGGTTACCAAGGAGTTTCTGTCGGAGAGCAGTGATCAGCCAATGGACTTAACCCAATCCAAAAGGCCTAAACTAAGCACCTCCTGCCTGCAGTCGTGCACTCCAGTACAGCGGAAACACGCTTTATCCGACATTGCTGATATGGTCAAGATTCTTCCAAAAGCCACAACGCCAAAGCCTTCACTGCCTTCAAAACCGCCCAGGATGAAACTTGAAACGGACATGCAATGCTTTGAAGACATGTCCCATAAGCGAAAGGGTAGGCAGTCCAACTGGAACCCGCAGCACCTCCTTATTTTGCAAGCTCAGTTCGCTTCCAGCCTTTTCCTGACCACTGAGGGCAAGTACTTGCTATCAGACCTTGGACCTCAGGAACGATTGCATATATCCAAGTTTACTGGACTCTCCCTGACCACCATTAGCCACTGGTTGGCAAATGTGAAATATCAGTTGAGGAAAACAGGAGGTACAAAGTTCTTGAAGAACATGGACTCGGGCCATCCCGTCTTGCACTGCAATGATTGCGCAATTAAATTCCGGACACCTTCCACTTTCATATCCCATCTAGAATCCCACCTTGGGTTCCAAATAAAAGACATAGGTAAACTTTCAATTGACCATCAATCAAAAGCCGAGCCAGAGTTCACCAAGTCTGTAGTGGAAAGACCAGCTGAAACACAAACTGCAGAAGATGAAATTGacaccaagttcaagtgcaagCTTTGCTGTCGAGCATTCGTCAGCAACCATGCTGTCAAACTCCATTTAAGTAAAACTCACAGCAAATCACCAGAGAACCATTCACAATTTGTAGAAATGGACCAAGAATAG